Proteins found in one Mytilus edulis chromosome 2, xbMytEdul2.2, whole genome shotgun sequence genomic segment:
- the LOC139513081 gene encoding uncharacterized protein encodes MENIESAVTILIIICSVVKGRDFNTVESSFNVKRSDSTENIQATYNILIYNDHIPSQNYRPFRSRPMFPEQTLGSGGSTFDSNLRHSRIGQFVGQSDSNLKHSRIGQFDGQSDLYKEAHDIERRNHYPSFSSNVNSDHRYLVRKPAQMLFNLLKNYGSFSESDFSTVYKQWFGL; translated from the exons ATGGAAAATATAGAAAGTGCAGTAACAATTCTGATAATCATCTGTTCTGTAGTGAAAGGGAGGGATTTTAATACAGTTG AATCATCATTTAATGTTAAAAGAAGTGACTCCACAGAGAATATTCAAGCAACATATAACATTTTGATCTATAATGATCATATTCCATCACAAAACTATAGACCTTTTAGAAGCAGACCTATGTTCCCAGAGCAAACTCTTGGTTCTGGAGGATCAACATTTGATTCAAATCTGAGACATTCCAGGATTGGTCAGTTTGTTGGCCAGTCAGATTCAAATCTTAAACATTCCAGGATTGGTCAGTTTGATGGCCAATCAGATTTATACAAAGAGGCACATGATATAGAGAGAAGAAATCACTATCCATCTTTCTCTTCAAATGTAAACAGTGACCACAGATATCTTGTGAGGAAACCAGCACAAATGTTGTTTAATTTGTTGAAGAATTACGGTTCTTTTTCTGAATCAGATTTCAGTACGGTTTATAAACAATGGTTTGGTCTGTGA
- the LOC139513080 gene encoding pseudouridylate synthase TRUB2, mitochondrial-like, translating into MRFKWAPQAARLLNGVFCVYKPEGMSEKVLRQKIQANLARDLNALPCYKYERVKKKSTEYQTKEYSDDLNESFQLQPATEEGHSSYFTPTVTTLPSVCEDISEHRLVLGDRYLPEDFRISYVAGLHHKSSGIVVCGIGSATRNKVPLLKSAQFLRVYHVKGRFGYCTHDFSPDGPLIERTTFHHINKVLVDKVCASIQANHQKQLFEYAGVHPQSNEAYQMACRGLVRPDTSDTPPMIYGVKCIHFDLPDITLEIHAINEESVYLSKIIHDLGLRLKSSAVCPQVRRIRHGHFTVESALLRKDWKLESILDNIKLCEEYTKPDKLVSDFNIEQSSDDVKLLPQSFSSEISQKSLIEKCDLESHTLQKVNNLS; encoded by the exons atgcgATTCAAATGGGCTCCACAGGCAGCAAGATTGTTGAATGGAGTGTTTTGTGTATACAAACCAGAAGGAATGTCAGAGAAAGTTCTTAGACAGAAAATACAAGCCAATTTAGCTAGAG aTTTAAACGCTCTTCCATGTTATAAATATGAGCGGGTGAAGAAAAAATCTACAGAATACCAAACCAAAGAATACTCAGATGATTTGAATGAAAGTTTTCAGTTACAGCCTGCCACTGAAGAAGGTCATAGTTCATATTTTACTCCAACAGTGACCACACTTCCATCAGTCTGTGAAGATATCAGTGAACATAGGCTTG TTTTAGGTGACAGATATCTTCCAGAGGATTTTAGAATCTCTTATGTGGCAGGACTCCATCATAAATCTTCAGGAATTGTTG TATGTGGAATAGGCTCGGCTACTAGAAACAAAGTTCCTTTACTCAAATCAGCTCAGTTTCTCAGA gtTTACCATGTGAAAGGAAGATTTGGTTATTGTACACACGACTTTTCTCCAGATGGACCACTCATTGAAAGGACAACATTTC ATCATATAAACAAGGTACTGGTGGATAAAGTTTGTGCATCTATCCAGGCAAATcatcaaaaacaattatttga atatGCAGGTGTCCATCCACAGAGTAACGAGGCCTATCAGATGGCATGTAGAGGATTAGTAAGACCAGACACTAGTGATACACCACCTATGATCTATGGTGTCAAGTGTATACATTTTGATCTTCCCGATATCACACTAG aaatccATGCCATAAATGAAGAAAGTGTGTACCTCAGCAAGATAATTCATGATCTTGGACTAAGATTGAAATCCTCAGCTGTATGTCCACAGGTACGCCGTATCAGGCATGGACATTTCACTGTGGAAAGTGCATTATTACGGAAAGACTGGAAGTTAGAATCTATTCTGGATAATATAAAACTTTGTGAGGAATATACAAAACCTGATAAACTTGTTTCTGATTTTAATATTGAACAGTCCAGTGACGATGTGAAACTATTACCTCAAAGTTTTTCGAGTGAAATTAGTCAGAAATCTCTCATTGAGAAATGTGATTTAGAGAGTCACACACttcaaaaagtaaacaatttgtcataa
- the LOC139510690 gene encoding uncharacterized protein, translating to MEWKTAISDIEKVADDGWEDILDEWEDMEDQSIPDQSIPERPPITESGSESTQLEQLISSDLEFKSGTEETIPFTDSEDWIQETAAYYDITFDNVNQKIGVRHHFRGKENKILNMVQAYASKDRVSMAGYSNDLPCAETIRAIPISAFLLSDEDEGLIKEELSTAIKRILTSHVPCFSDLKDKVVWSIPHIYQAESSKKSEIVPLGVEEKDETKTADVIELLDIYKNYVPQKKDGSPLPMLLYCDGLSCERVDGAQKARINGGDQWARLEMFEPGIQEWHKRLLYIQDTYDSFFKFESHREKGTLYNIKQLYDYKGVSSNIMSCFNKADELLEFTTKVYVILAMMNILGFKTIDDELDEDDHSLILSKVSNEIVNQIYPTTNTKEILNVISDKSLDQSLYCICKLESGGEMVYCGNKKCKFGQWFHLDCIGLSEDEIPEGDWFCSEVCTKEFLSTKRGKKKQTVDKFRDMKKEYVEGLLWRGLNEIIRHDAIKENDGIRMIRHWKADMPDFYENNHPKYLIYAHRLLINVAGATSPRLREQLIWNRTVNVEGGARKNIPKDLHCEHLNRQYKENCRDAGGQLTQATIDRHSQMLGVGKMIEKVYQEQVVESHIKFKRHNTPDRDADVRHLTKTLQPLNLFKFQAGRSFNGFENLKTSKGVTFPRKFKERLIRHTNKIADRRELTADD from the exons ATGGAGTGGAAAACTGCAATCAGTGACATTGAAAAAG TTGCTGATGATGGATGGGAAGACATACTCGATGAGTGGGAAGACATGGAAGATCAAAGCATTCCAGATCAAAGCATTCCAGAGAGGCCACCCATAACAGAAAGTGGATCAGAAAGCACACAACTGGAGCAGTTGATATCTTCAGATTTGGAATTTAAGA GTGGAACAGAGGAAACTATCCCATTCACTGATTCAGAAGATTGGATCCAAGAAACAGCAGCATACTATGATATAACCTTTGATAATGTAAATCAAAAAATAGGAGTCCGACATCATTTTCGgggaaaagaaaataaaattttgaatatggTGCAAGCGTATGCCTCTAAAGATAGAGTAAGCATGGCAGGTTACAGCAATGATCTACCCTGTGCAGAAACAATACGAGCCATTCCAATATCAGCCTTCCTCCTAAGTGATGAAGATGAAGGATTGATAAAAGAGGAATTGTCTACTGCCATTAAAAGAATATTGACTTCTCATGTACCATGCTTCAGTGATCTAAAAGACAAAGTTGTATGGAGTATACCTCACATATATCAAGCAGAATCTTCAAAGAAAAGTGAAATT GTGCCATTAGGAGTAGAAGAAAAAGATGAAACCAAGACTGCTGATGTAATCGAATTGTTGGACATATATAAAAACTATGTTCCACAAAAAAAAGATGGTTCACCATTGCCCATGCTATTGTACTGTGACGGACTAAGCTGTGAGAGAGTTGATGGCGCGCAAAAAGCAAGAATAAATGGTGGTGACCAATGGGCTAGGTTGGAAATGTTTGAGCCAGGTATACAAGAATGGCACAAAAGACTACTTTACATACAG GACACATATGAcagtttctttaaatttgaaagcCATAGAGAAAAGGGAACATTGTACAATATAAAACAGCTTTATGATTACAAAGGAGTGTCAAGCAATATAATGAGTTGTTTCAACAAGGCAGATGAACTTTTAGAATTCACAACAAAGGTTTATGTCATCTTGGCTATGATGAATATTTTGGGATTCAAAACAATTGATGATGAACTTGATGAAGACGATCATAGTCTCATTTTATCCAAAGTTTCTAATGAGATTGTAAATCAGATATATCCTACAACAAACACAAAAGAAATCTTGAATGTAATTTCTGACAAGTCCTTAGATCAATCCTTATACTGCATTTGTAAACTAGAGTCAGGAGGAGAAATGGTGTATTGTGGAAACAAGAAGTGCAAATTTGGACAATGGTTCCACTTGGATTGTATTGGTCTCAGTGAGGACGAAATTCCAGAAGGTGATTGGTTTTGTTCTGAAGTGTGCACCAAGGAATTCTTATCAACGAAAAGAGGTAAAAAAAAGCAAACAGTGGACAAATTTCGTGACATGAAGAAAGAATATGTAGAAGGTTTGCTTTGGAGAGGTCTTAATGAAATTATTCGCCATGATGCAATAAAGGAAAATGATGGAATAAGAATGATTAGACACTGGAAAGCAGACATGCCGGacttttatgaaaataatcatcCAAAGTATCTAATCTATGCTCATAGGCTCTTGATTAATGTTGCAGGTGCAACTTCACCTAGACTGCGAGAGCAGTTGATATGGAACAGAACTGTCAATGTGGAAGGAGGTGCAAGGAAAAATATTCCAAAAGATTTACACTGTGAACATTTAAATAGACAATATAAGGAAAATTGTCGTGATGCGGGTGGACAGTTGACACAAGCAACAATTGATAGACACAGTCAGATGCTTGGAGTGGGCAAAATGATTGAAAAGGTATATCAAGAGCAAGTAGTAGAATCTCACATTAAATTTAAAAGACATAATACACCCGATAGAGATGCAGATGTCAGACATCTAACAAAGACTTTGCAACCTTTGAATTTATTCAAGTTTCAAGCTGGCAGGTCATTTAATGGATTTGAAAACTTAAAAACCAGTAAAGGAGTGACATTTCCAAGGAAATTCAAGGAAAGACTAATCAGACATACCAACAAAATAGCTGACAGGAGAGAACTTACAGCAGATGACTAA